Proteins encoded together in one Streptomyces sp. TLI_171 window:
- a CDS encoding nucleoside 2-deoxyribosyltransferase domain-containing protein, giving the protein MTTPQHPTASTRPRYVEAPERYEPAAGDPPAIFLAGGITDCPDWQAEAAELLLADGLVVLNPRRSDFPIGDPAAAPAQIAWEYRHLHLPQVLTLFWFPAEAVQPIALLEFGAALDTPARPLAVGAHPHYPRRLDVLHQARLARPALTVRDDLPAVLADVLALAGVRPAG; this is encoded by the coding sequence ATGACGACACCTCAGCACCCGACCGCGTCCACCCGCCCCCGGTACGTCGAGGCGCCCGAGCGGTACGAACCCGCCGCCGGCGACCCGCCCGCGATCTTCCTCGCGGGCGGGATCACCGACTGCCCCGACTGGCAGGCCGAGGCCGCCGAACTGCTGCTCGCCGACGGCCTGGTGGTGCTCAACCCCCGCCGGTCCGACTTCCCGATCGGCGACCCCGCGGCCGCCCCGGCCCAGATCGCCTGGGAGTACCGCCACCTGCACCTGCCGCAGGTCCTCACCCTGTTCTGGTTCCCGGCCGAGGCCGTCCAGCCCATCGCCCTCCTGGAGTTCGGCGCCGCCCTCGACACCCCCGCCCGCCCCCTCGCCGTCGGCGCCCACCCCCACTATCCCCGCCGCCTCGACGTCCTGCACCAAGCCCGCCTCGCCCGCCCCGCGCTGACCGTCCGGGACGACCTGCCCGCCGTACTCGCCGACGTCCTGGCGCTCGCCGGAGTCCGCCCGGCCGGCTAG
- a CDS encoding polysaccharide deacetylase family protein: MRLTKLSLRPLIAGLAVAATVATGLATATVNAAPARAATCNGYVGLTFDDGPSNDHTPALLNALKQNGLRATVFNEGQFAAAYPAQVQAEVAAGMWVGNHSYTHPHLIQQSQAQIDSEVASTQSAIANAGGGTPKLFRPPYGETNATLKAVEAKYGLTEVIWDVDSQDWNGASTAAIVQAVGRLGNGQVILMHEWPANTLAAIPQIAQNLAARGLCAGMISPQTGRAVAPTDGGTGGGTGGGTGGSCTATLSAGSSWSDRYNLNVAVTGSSTWKVTVKVPSPEKVSSTWNINAGYPDAQTLVATPNGAGNNWGMTIMKNGSTTWPTVSCSVN, translated from the coding sequence ATGCGCTTGACGAAACTTTCGCTACGCCCCTTGATCGCCGGACTGGCCGTCGCGGCCACGGTCGCGACCGGCCTGGCGACCGCCACGGTCAACGCCGCCCCGGCCCGGGCCGCCACCTGCAACGGCTACGTCGGACTCACCTTCGACGACGGCCCCTCCAACGACCACACCCCGGCCCTGCTGAACGCGCTCAAGCAGAACGGCCTGCGGGCCACCGTGTTCAACGAGGGGCAGTTCGCCGCGGCCTACCCGGCCCAGGTCCAGGCCGAGGTCGCGGCCGGGATGTGGGTCGGCAACCACAGCTACACCCACCCGCACCTGATCCAGCAGAGCCAGGCCCAGATCGACTCCGAGGTGGCCTCCACCCAGTCGGCGATCGCCAACGCCGGCGGCGGCACGCCGAAGCTGTTCCGTCCGCCGTACGGCGAGACCAACGCGACCCTGAAGGCGGTCGAGGCCAAGTACGGCCTCACCGAGGTCATCTGGGACGTCGACTCGCAGGACTGGAACGGTGCGAGCACCGCCGCGATCGTGCAGGCCGTCGGCCGGCTCGGCAACGGCCAGGTGATCCTGATGCACGAGTGGCCGGCGAACACCCTCGCCGCCATTCCGCAGATCGCCCAGAACCTGGCCGCCCGCGGCCTGTGCGCCGGCATGATCTCCCCGCAGACCGGCCGCGCGGTGGCCCCCACCGACGGCGGCACCGGTGGCGGCACGGGCGGTGGCACCGGCGGGAGTTGCACCGCGACGCTGTCCGCGGGCAGCTCGTGGAGCGACCGCTACAACCTGAACGTCGCGGTCACCGGCTCCAGCACCTGGAAGGTCACCGTCAAGGTCCCCTCCCCGGAGAAGGTCAGCTCCACCTGGAACATCAACGCCGGTTACCCCGACGCCCAGACCCTCGTCGCCACCCCCAACGGCGCGGGCAACAACTGGGGCATGACCATCATGAAGAACGGCAGCACCACCTGGCCGACGGTGTCCTGCAGCGTGAACTGA
- a CDS encoding NPP1 family protein has translation MRKPSSLSRALLGLAGAVALVAAVPATADANVLTRLPQNAPGLDQTFSPAYDYDKDGCYATAAIGLDGTVNPGLKLGGDVNGHCHDYAQLADSNTYSRAACNNGWCAVMYASYFEKDQATLGPAAIGHRHDWEHVVVWIHDDAVQYVSVSQHSGYQVAARSAIRFDGTHPKIVYHKDGASTHDFRFANGNDEPAENATGNWFYPRLVGWDGYPAGYRDKLLQADFGAATIKIDDGDFQYALAHSMPAGILFDPNV, from the coding sequence ATGCGCAAGCCGAGCTCGCTGTCCAGGGCCCTGCTCGGCCTGGCGGGTGCGGTGGCACTCGTCGCGGCCGTCCCGGCCACCGCCGACGCGAACGTGCTGACCCGCCTGCCGCAGAACGCACCCGGCCTGGATCAGACCTTCTCCCCGGCCTACGACTACGACAAGGACGGCTGCTACGCCACCGCCGCGATCGGCCTCGACGGCACCGTGAACCCGGGGCTCAAGCTCGGCGGCGACGTCAACGGCCACTGCCACGACTACGCCCAACTCGCCGACTCCAACACCTACTCGCGCGCGGCCTGCAACAACGGCTGGTGCGCCGTGATGTACGCCAGCTACTTCGAGAAGGACCAGGCGACGCTGGGCCCGGCGGCGATCGGGCACCGGCACGACTGGGAGCACGTGGTGGTGTGGATCCACGACGACGCCGTGCAGTACGTGTCGGTGTCCCAGCACAGCGGCTACCAGGTGGCCGCCCGCTCGGCGATCCGCTTCGACGGCACCCACCCGAAGATCGTCTACCACAAGGACGGCGCGTCCACCCACGACTTCCGGTTCGCCAACGGCAACGACGAGCCGGCCGAGAACGCCACCGGGAACTGGTTCTACCCGCGGCTGGTCGGCTGGGACGGCTACCCGGCCGGCTACCGCGACAAGCTGCTGCAGGCCGACTTCGGCGCGGCCACCATCAAGATCGACGACGGTGACTTCCAGTACGCCCTGGCCCACTCGATGCCCGCGGGCATCCTGTTCGACCCCAACGTCTGA